The Candidatus Saganbacteria bacterium genome segment ATGAGGCCCAATCACTCTTGCTTGAATTGTCATAGTATTATGTTATCCCCTCTTATGTATTTATCGTTAATTTTCGTGCTAAATTTCACTGAAAGTTAACTATTCAGGTCCAAATAGGCACCCTAATTATTCCTCTTATTGATTATTTCAAAATAATATAATATAGTCTACTTGTGGAAAGAGATCATCAATTCTTTATGAAAGAAGCCGTCAAAGAGGCAATAAAAGGCCTTAAAAGAGGCGGTATCCCTATTGGTTCAGTGTTGGTGAAAGACGGAAAGATACTTGGCAGGGGACATAACAGGAGAGTGCAGAAAAAATCAGCTATCCTACACGCTGAGATGGATTGCCTCGAGAACGCCGGAAGACTGAAAGCAAAAGATTATAAACAATGCACGATCTATTCCACTCTTTCGCCATGCGATATGTGCGCCGGTGCGATACTTTTATATAAGATACCGATTATAGTAATAGGGGAGAACAAGACTTTTAAAGGGCCGGAAAGTTATTCAAAAAAGCGGGGAGTGAAGATCATCAATCTTGATGATGTGGAGTGCAGGAAGATGATGTCTGATTTTATCAAGAAGAAGAGCGATCTCTGGAATGAAGATATTGGCGACTAGGACATTTTACCGCTCGCTTTATTATCTCCGGATCGAAGATGAGGTGATCTAGGTATCATCATTTCAAGCGCTTCTATGATCTGGGCCGGCTTTGGAGAAATGATCATCGATCTGTCCGATCTTCCGGAATACTTTTCCTGCGCTTGAAAACCCGCAGAAACATCGCTTGTCCACAGCCAGGTCTTTTTTTCAAAATCGTCAGCTATTATCGAGACTTTCGGGGTACCCACGGCTGCGGCAAGGTGAGCAGGCCCGGAATTCGGAGAAAGGACTGCAGTGCAGTTCCTTATTATTTCTGCTGAAGTCAGGCAATCACCGAAGAAAAGATGAGAAGATCTGCCGAAGCCCGAAGTCCTCGGAAAAGTCTTGTTGAGCGCATCCAGAAGGTGTTTGTGGGCGGAAAAGTCTTTATCATCATGTGCAGGATGGGTCCCGAAAATATTTCCTGACACAAGAAGAACATGATAGCCTTTCTTTATAAAATCAATAGCCACATCGTAATAATTCCTGAAAGGCCATACAGAGTTGAAGCTGTCATGGGTTGCGGATGTCAGGTGAATGCCGATGGTGTTTTTAGGACACAATCTTTCTTTCTCAAAGAACAGCCTTGCCTGGGCGACCTCTTTTTCGCTGGTCCAGACAAGCGGTCTTCTCATTGTTCCCGGAATTTGAAAATCCATGGAAGGATCATCTATCATGACCGCCATCCTGGCGGTCTCAAGATAAGTGTTCAGAAAATTAGGTTCGGGAATGGCATTTCCGCTGGTATTAACCACGTGGTCAAAGATGTGGGAGGGCAGGTCCCATCCGTGTTCTTCGTCGTCAGAGTTCGTCCGGAGATTACCCAAAAAACCGTCATAACCTATACGGTAGCTGTTCTTATCGACAAGATGCACTATGGAAAAAAAAGAGTCGTCAACGGTTTCGAAGCTGTCACCGAACGGCAAACAAACAATCGTCTTGTCAGCTATTTGTTCCCTTATCATTTTATCGCGCCCAGGCTCGTCACATCCAAAGATACTCGCACCGTGACTTTTGGCGTCCGCAAACCTGTATTTGTTCAGATAGATTGCCTGGGGGCTTGTCATGATAATCGTGCGTTCTCCGAAGGCATTGATCAACATATCAAATGAAGGTGCAATATGAAGCAGAGAACCCAGCTTGGTAATAGGGCAGGAGACTAAAAGCTTGCCAAAAGGCGCCAGTTTTGTTGTAGGTATCATTGTTGCCTCAAGTATCTATCTTTAAAACAGGCATAAAATTTCATTCTTAATTTCAGAAGTAAAAAAGGGGTGATATAATGTCAATGTCCGATCCTAAGCTCCCGATCTGAAGAATGCGGGGTTATTTATGGACGTAAAAGAAGCGATAGAGAAAAGGCGCGCTTACCGCTCGCTTGATAAAGCCGAGATCACAAAAGAACTTGTTGATGACCTCTCTCACAGCGCGAGCCTTGCAGCATCCTGTTTTAACAACCAGCCCTGGAGGTTCATATTCGTATATGAAGAGGAACAACTGAAGAAATTGAAGACCGCATTGAACAAGGGCAATGAATGGGCGGGCGATGCATCGATGATAATAGCTGTTGCCAGTAAAAAGGATACGGATTGTGTAGTAAAGGGAAGGGAATATTTCCTTTTTGATACAGGTATGGCTACAGCCCACCTGATACTCCGGGCGACCGAGCTTGGGCTTGTCGCCCACCCGATAGCGGGTTATGACGAACAAAAAGCCAGGGAAATACTTAATGTGCCGGAAGACATGACGGTCATAACGCTTATTAATGTAGGCAAGCATTCTGGGACAATAAGGCCGACATTATCCGAGAAACAGGCTGAAGGCGAGAAAGACAGGCCGAAGAGGCTGCCTCCTGAAAAGTTCTCTTTTATTAATAAATACGAATAATGACACTGGGTTTAAATTGCAAGAACATCAGGTAATAGTCTGTGACCCGGGGGCCAAGGAACAAAAATGCCGGTTTTTTTAAAGAACAGGATCATCATCCTGTCCTCGGTACTTATTTTTTCCGCCGCATTGATAGCCGTGTCAGGCTGCAAGGTGACGGTGAAAAAAGCCGGCGGCGCAATAAAGAAAAATCAGAATTATGTCAAAATCGCGGAAAAAGAGATCGATAAAAGTTTTTTTAAGATATATGTTCAGAACGAACAGGAACTTCTAAGGGGAGTGAAGTATCACAAGCTGATAAATGGCGACCCTTTCCTTAAAGAAATTGCGCTGACTTTTGATGACGGTCCGCACCCTCACTTCACGATGAAGCTCTTGGAGATCCTTAAAAAAA includes the following:
- a CDS encoding nitroreductase family protein, with amino-acid sequence MDVKEAIEKRRAYRSLDKAEITKELVDDLSHSASLAASCFNNQPWRFIFVYEEEQLKKLKTALNKGNEWAGDASMIIAVASKKDTDCVVKGREYFLFDTGMATAHLILRATELGLVAHPIAGYDEQKAREILNVPEDMTVITLINVGKHSGTIRPTLSEKQAEGEKDRPKRLPPEKFSFINKYE
- a CDS encoding nucleoside deaminase, whose amino-acid sequence is MERDHQFFMKEAVKEAIKGLKRGGIPIGSVLVKDGKILGRGHNRRVQKKSAILHAEMDCLENAGRLKAKDYKQCTIYSTLSPCDMCAGAILLYKIPIIVIGENKTFKGPESYSKKRGVKIINLDDVECRKMMSDFIKKKSDLWNEDIGD